The genomic segment ACTTTTATGGATCGAATTGATCGTCTCGCGAATATAAATTCACAAGACCGTCTCAAATTAgacatattttatttaaattattaaaatactaatatcATAGACTATAATCAATTACACGTACTAACtgcaatcaataaaaaaaatattaatcaagtATTATTATCAGAATCAAAATTTACAATATTCAATTTAAAAGTAATATTAATGTTCCACTAAAATAAAAAGTATTTAATTGATATACCTTTTTTCCTTAAATTagttttgattttaatttatacTTCTATTTATTTGCATCTAAAACTAATAAATTCTTTTATTATTGagatgataataataaataattgatattattttttataatatttattgttTGAACAACTACtcttatttattattttcactTTTGCATGTACTTTCCTAAACAAATCTTCTTATGtttgttaattttttattctatatcttttaaattttttactataacttAAAAAAGTACCTTTGTAGACCCAAAAAAATACCTTTTTAATTAATCATAATATCTTATAAAACATTACTGGAAAAAgtgcaattttaaaataaaaaaattatttattaaatttagagttaatataaaaattatttagcCAATATTTTAGTACAAAAGGCCCACGTAATTGTATGTTAcccaaattattatttaaaataataatttaaaaaagggcaaatattttatttgtcagAGGAGGAGGACTCTTTCCTATCTAAATCTTCCACATCGGACCCCCCGTGGAAGAAACGGCCGCCGCTGTGAGGTCCGTCCCACCCACCACCGTGTTCCCCACTCACCTGCGCACCTTCCGGTAGCAATTAAATATCCCCGCGGATCCATCGAAAAACTTTGGGGAAATAACATCAGGCCAAATCAATAGATTTTGTGTGCAGAGTTCGTATCAGTgaagaaaaattaatttattgagcCATAAAGGTTGAGTCTTTTTGGAGATTTCGTTCATCCGACATATTTCACTGACATTGTGGGGCTTCCATCCCCAAGCTTCAAAAGGGTATCATTCATACCTCGATTTTTAGTTGATTAATCTACTTTCGTTAATGTTGGAAAAATCTATTACAGGATTGATTATTTTTATGTGATTCAATGTTAAGAAGTTAGAACTGTTATGTTGACATCGTAGGATGTCATTATTTATTAGATTGAgtttttgacaatttttttgaatttacaGCCGTTACCTTTGTTGTCCACGGGTTAACCCCGAGCCGCAGGTACCCCACTATTGGGTAACCGAGGAAGTGTCGATAGGAAAAATCGTGCTCCAAGTTTGACATTTTGCGCTCGCATAAAATTCAAAGTGAATTTGGGATACAATTAAGACTATTTTAGGTGAACTTTTGGTGAATAAAACATTAGGGATGTATTAGTTAAGCTTTTTTTCCTGGTTGTAAAGTCACTGGAGTCTACTACTTCATCTTTCTTTGTATACAAAGTCCAAATATATTCGATTCGAAAAGGGATCGATATctcatgattatgatttgaagATTTCAGTGTTTGGTTTTGCTTAAAATTAATTAGCTTTGTTTTCTTTGATCATCCAGCATGAAGAACAAAAGTGAGATCGGGGAGGTGGACAGGATTAGCCAGTTGCCCGACGATGTTCTTGTCCACATAATCTCTCGATTTACATGGCGAGAAGCTATAGCCACCAGCATCATATCCACCCATTGGCGCCGCCTCTATACTTACATCACTCGCCTCACCTTCAGCACTCGACATGCCTCGAAACACAAATATGTTCAGGAAAATGGATCCTCGAAACACATGAAGGAGATTTATGATTTCTTGGCTTCAAGCGAGAGCTGTCGGTTTTTGAAAGAATTCGAGGTGAATGTACCCTGTCTGAAGGGAGACAATATTAAGACTTGGCTGCCGTTGGTGCTGGACAGGGAAGTAGAAAGCATCCGCACACGATTGATTTATCACGACAAAGCTATGTCTGGCTATTGCAATTTTCCCCGTAGGACTTTGATTAAGAGTAAAAGTGGAGGCTTAGGGTCTTTTGCGGGCCTCAAATCACTTAGGAAATTGTCTCTGCACTCCCTTCACGTGGACGATCGAGATGTCGAACTTTTTGTTTCAAATTGTACTACTCTCGAACACTTGTCCATCGTGGGTTCTTATAGGTTAAAAAAGACGTCGTTGGTCGGACATTCGAAGTTGAAGCACTTGGAGATTTCTTCGTCTAGGAATGTCGTGTTGATTGAGGTTCTCGACATGATCAACCTTGTTTCCTTGACTTGTCGTAAGCTGCAGCCTAAGTATTCACTGCACCTCAACAATGTCCCAAAGCTTGTTGAGTTAAACTCATCGGATCAGTTTCACTTACAAGGCCGCGTCTTGCATGGAATTTTGCCTTCTGTTCTTGATCAATTAACGCACATCGATATCCGCTCAACTGACTTGGAGGTACATAGTACTAAAATTAGTATCACTTCTctttttacttttttattggCAAAATAATTAGTTTGGTTTTATACAGGAGATCTGCATAAAAGAACCCCCCATACTTACAAATCTAAAGCATCTCAAGCTTGAAATAAAGTGTGTGCATGGTGGCAGAAGGACTACATTTTACCACTATCCTAGGCATTGGAAATGTCCTTGCTTGCAGAAACTTGAGATAAAAGTAAGTAAGATTAGTTTCATTCTTTACACATATATAAAAGATAGTATGACATGTAAGAACTTAATATGTGTCTTTCGTTGCAGTTTCTGTGGAGAAGAAATAATGTTTTCCGTGACACATTTGACGAGTTATTTGTTGAGTTGGATGAAATGGGATTGTATAAAG from the Primulina tabacum isolate GXHZ01 chromosome 8, ASM2559414v2, whole genome shotgun sequence genome contains:
- the LOC142553614 gene encoding putative F-box protein At3g58860, which translates into the protein MKNKSEIGEVDRISQLPDDVLVHIISRFTWREAIATSIISTHWRRLYTYITRLTFSTRHASKHKYVQENGSSKHMKEIYDFLASSESCRFLKEFEVNVPCLKGDNIKTWLPLVLDREVESIRTRLIYHDKAMSGYCNFPRRTLIKSKSGGLGSFAGLKSLRKLSLHSLHVDDRDVELFVSNCTTLEHLSIVGSYRLKKTSLVGHSKLKHLEISSSRNVVLIEVLDMINLVSLTCRKLQPKYSLHLNNVPKLVELNSSDQFHLQGRVLHGILPSVLDQLTHIDIRSTDLEEICIKEPPILTNLKHLKLEIKCVHGGRRTTFYHYPRHWKCPCLQKLEIKFLWRRNNVFRDTFDELFVELDEMGLYKVKPNEHLKEVTFSGFMGYRAETSLSWCLMKEAVALKELIVELCDETPDIRQSAAALAWEHFRKIAPPSVNLVII